The following coding sequences lie in one Verrucomicrobiota bacterium genomic window:
- a CDS encoding Gfo/Idh/MocA family oxidoreductase has translation MRKHIERRTLIKSGVAAGLALSAAPAILQGKDDRNIKLGFIGIGGRGTGMLKTTMRLPNVSVTAVCDTFPRNLKAAQELVEKAQGSRPDGYGDHELSYLDLLERDDLDGVVIATPWELHIPMTIAAMKAGKYAATEVGPASSVDECWELVNTYEDTRVPCMLLENYCYFRYNMAVLKMVRQGIFGELIHCTCGYGHDLRERIVLGKGTGPTAKGEGDYRSTHNQYRNGELYPTHGIGPIAQCLNIQRGNRFHHLTSTASKSRGLSQWAKDNLEPTHKRRNIDWNQGDVVTTTLKCFNGETVVMTFDTRLPRPMSFMYQVQGTSGMWMQDGDSSSKDKSVIYLDGKSPKHQWEPFDPYQKKYEHPLWKSYLHEAETAGHGGTDFLELREFVACIRNKTKTPIDAYDAAAWMAIAPLSEEQPKGSMFIFHI, from the coding sequence ATGAGGAAACATATAGAACGACGCACCTTGATCAAAAGCGGAGTGGCTGCTGGCCTTGCCTTATCTGCCGCACCGGCCATCCTTCAAGGCAAGGACGACCGCAACATTAAATTGGGATTCATCGGCATCGGTGGTCGTGGCACCGGCATGTTAAAGACAACCATGCGCCTGCCCAATGTCAGCGTGACTGCCGTTTGCGATACTTTTCCAAGGAACTTAAAAGCTGCACAGGAGCTGGTTGAGAAAGCCCAGGGTTCACGACCGGATGGTTATGGCGATCATGAATTATCCTACCTGGATCTTCTGGAACGGGACGATCTGGATGGAGTTGTTATCGCCACTCCGTGGGAGTTGCACATCCCCATGACCATTGCTGCGATGAAGGCCGGCAAATACGCCGCCACTGAGGTAGGTCCTGCTTCCTCCGTCGACGAATGCTGGGAATTGGTGAATACCTACGAGGACACGCGTGTTCCCTGTATGCTTCTGGAAAACTACTGTTACTTTCGTTACAACATGGCTGTTCTCAAGATGGTTCGTCAGGGAATCTTTGGGGAATTGATCCACTGCACCTGCGGCTATGGGCACGATCTCAGGGAAAGAATCGTTTTGGGAAAAGGAACCGGGCCCACGGCGAAAGGTGAAGGCGATTACCGTTCCACGCACAATCAATACCGCAATGGAGAGCTCTACCCGACCCACGGTATCGGCCCCATCGCTCAATGCCTGAATATACAACGAGGCAACCGGTTTCATCACCTCACTTCCACCGCATCCAAATCACGAGGTCTTAGTCAGTGGGCGAAAGATAATCTCGAACCGACCCACAAACGACGAAATATTGACTGGAATCAGGGTGATGTTGTTACTACCACGCTCAAGTGTTTTAACGGAGAGACCGTGGTGATGACCTTTGACACTCGACTCCCACGTCCCATGTCCTTCATGTATCAAGTGCAGGGAACCAGCGGCATGTGGATGCAGGACGGCGATTCATCCTCAAAGGACAAGTCGGTGATTTACCTCGATGGCAAAAGTCCAAAACACCAATGGGAGCCTTTCGACCCTTACCAGAAAAAGTATGAACATCCCCTCTGGAAAAGCTATTTGCATGAAGCCGAAACAGCGGGACACGGTGGGACCGATTTCCTGGAGCTGAGGGAATTCGTAGCCTGTATCAGGAATAAAACAAAAACGCCAATTGATGCCTACGATGCTGCAGCCTGGATGGCGATCGCTCCGCTTTCGGAAGAACAGCCAAAAGGGTCAATGTTCATATTTCATATTTAG
- a CDS encoding NAD(P)-dependent oxidoreductase, producing MLSPNPSSTRIVGFGQVYLARLARGKALINNHANMAKESILITGVYGLVGSCIYRHLMEKSEQYDVYGMDCSRQPSERVHADEVADVPDSHFFLSDMSDIGVLEQAFQGMDALIHMAADPDDEAPWESTFKNNMEASYHLFEAAKRAGVRRVIYASSIQVSFGYFYNIEPYKSIREGHFDNVPDSFERITTSDPTWPVNLYGSSKVFGETLARVYSSTTDLSCICIRMGGVHSMDKVPQPVLPNASTKNDMVRLVENCIQAPGAIKFEIVYGLSNSDYRWVDIKHAAKAVGYVPEDRIRLED from the coding sequence ATGCTTTCTCCGAATCCGTCCTCCACGAGGATAGTTGGATTTGGACAGGTTTATCTGGCTAGGCTTGCCAGGGGAAAAGCGCTCATCAACAATCACGCGAACATGGCGAAAGAATCGATTCTGATCACCGGCGTATACGGATTGGTAGGGAGCTGCATCTATAGACACTTGATGGAAAAGTCCGAACAATACGACGTCTACGGCATGGATTGTAGCAGACAGCCCTCCGAACGGGTCCATGCGGACGAGGTGGCAGATGTGCCGGACAGCCATTTTTTTCTATCTGACATGTCAGACATTGGCGTTTTAGAGCAGGCATTTCAAGGTATGGATGCCCTCATCCATATGGCAGCAGATCCTGATGACGAAGCTCCCTGGGAGAGTACGTTTAAAAATAACATGGAAGCCAGCTACCACCTGTTCGAGGCGGCCAAACGAGCCGGCGTTCGAAGGGTGATTTATGCCAGCTCGATTCAGGTGAGCTTCGGCTATTTCTATAACATCGAACCCTACAAAAGCATCCGTGAAGGGCATTTTGATAACGTGCCCGATTCTTTTGAGCGCATAACCACCTCCGATCCGACCTGGCCCGTCAACCTGTACGGTTCAAGCAAAGTATTCGGGGAGACCCTGGCGCGCGTGTATAGCAGCACTACGGACCTGTCTTGCATCTGTATACGTATGGGCGGTGTCCACTCGATGGATAAAGTCCCCCAACCCGTACTTCCGAACGCTAGCACGAAAAACGACATGGTTCGCCTGGTTGAAAATTGTATCCAGGCACCCGGTGCTATTAAATTCGAAATCGTCTATGGCCTATCGAACAGTGACTACCGGTGGGTCGACATTAAGCATGCGGCGAAAGCGGTAGGCTACGTACCCGAAGACAGAATCAGGTTGGAGGATTAG
- a CDS encoding MBL fold metallo-hydrolase codes for MNRKPFSRVLLAACTVLLCGSINPACAGETLGTEVVLLGTGGGPRPNPVRCSPSSALLIDGMPIVIDCGNGVSRQLVLAGIPLASLKYIFITHHHSDHISELGALLLLSWASGLNEPIHVFGPPPLEASIAAAFEQYRFDIETRVSDEGRPDLRLLVEVHEFNTGGVVHESEQFKATAAKNNHPPVEQSYAYRFDTPHRSVVFSGDTTYDKNVIALAKGADVLIHEVLYTPGIESILQKVSNAAGLRKHLLASHTPVEDLGRIAREAGVKSLVLNHIVPTEIEEFDAASIESIQKEFSGEVIVGRDLDRF; via the coding sequence ATGAACCGAAAACCTTTTTCGCGCGTTTTGCTGGCGGCTTGCACGGTCTTGTTGTGCGGGTCTATTAATCCTGCTTGCGCCGGGGAGACGCTGGGAACGGAGGTTGTATTGCTGGGCACTGGAGGCGGACCGCGGCCGAACCCTGTGCGGTGTTCGCCTTCGTCAGCGTTGCTGATTGACGGCATGCCTATTGTGATTGATTGCGGCAACGGCGTATCCCGGCAGCTGGTTTTGGCGGGAATCCCGCTTGCCTCGCTGAAATATATTTTCATCACGCACCATCACTCCGATCATATCTCTGAACTCGGCGCGCTGCTTCTGTTGTCCTGGGCTTCCGGGCTGAATGAGCCAATCCACGTTTTCGGGCCGCCTCCGCTTGAGGCGTCGATAGCCGCGGCGTTCGAGCAATATCGCTTCGATATTGAAACCCGTGTTTCGGATGAGGGCCGGCCTGATCTGCGTCTGCTGGTGGAGGTCCACGAATTCAATACGGGGGGCGTTGTGCATGAGAGCGAACAGTTTAAAGCGACTGCGGCAAAGAACAATCATCCGCCCGTTGAGCAGTCCTATGCTTATCGCTTCGACACGCCGCATCGATCGGTTGTTTTTTCCGGTGACACGACCTATGACAAGAACGTAATCGCGTTGGCCAAGGGCGCCGATGTTCTCATACACGAGGTGCTGTATACGCCGGGCATTGAATCGATTTTGCAGAAAGTCAGCAACGCCGCCGGTCTGCGAAAACACTTGCTGGCCAGTCATACGCCGGTCGAGGATCTGGGCCGGATCGCCCGGGAGGCTGGGGTGAAGAGCTTGGTTTTGAACCACATCGTGCCGACCGAAATCGAGGAATTCGATGCGGCGTCTATCGAGTCGATTCAAAAGGAGTTTTCCGGCGAGGTGATTGTTGGCCGGGATTTGGATCGATTTTGA